A genome region from Chlorobaculum tepidum TLS includes the following:
- a CDS encoding magnesium chelatase subunit H, translating to MRFLFITMEPTNNGVLKSAAAELNREFDLDLKVSIFNLGLNHGRHFWEKLEQEIPRADFIFGSMLFSEEIVRPLEELLATAACPVCMITSNPALINQTRIGKFSLQKNAEKEKQQGIFKQLASKLKPTHSSSESQRQLSLVRNVGKLMKHIPGKARDIHTFISAHQFWLNGSKENMRRFLCLLIDRYIPGYKGKLPQNDPIFYPDTALYHPDAGKPFSTTFELREWQEKHLPAKGAGRVAILVMRATLLSENMLHVINLLRELESRDVQCCIAYSGGLDFRPALEGFFDPASSESISIDLIINATGFSLVGGPAETRSAEAVGILKKIGVPCFNLIPLAFQPISQWRENNLGLAPLQAALSVAVPELDGAIEPHVFAGLEEGSDRTLPLESETRALADRITRLVRLRKKSNAEKKLAIVLFNFPPNLGNAGTAAFLDVFESLLQLMRKLKNEGYDIELPASVDDLRNKLLEGNRLVFGTDGNVAAHYPVEQYRKAFPAYERIEPFWGDAPGELLNDGSRFHILGAMFGNLFIGQQPSFGYERDPMRLLMAKDAAPNHAFAAFYSWLDREFGADALLHFGTHGALEFMPGKQVGLSQECWPKQLIGGLPHFYCYCVNNPSEAAIAKRRGFATLVSYMAPPLEHAGLYKGMRQLRELVGAWRSHPSAEALEEIRKMAGTLDLDHPSDEIGDEEYVTWLNNELYLIEERMIPLGLHVLGQAPSAESLVDNLALLVSHSRPELDNRSLPELVCTGLRLDYDRLIEHHEEEMLLRESWQKVTSICHEAVKRFVGKLPETLPEGVSTAAFLEGTLPVRMNEANTWLQKSAAIKPRQLDRLWHFLNGILAAMLENREIEAITQALAGAYIPPSPGNDLVRNPAIVPTGRNIHSLDPYSIPTPFATKAGERSAEELLEQYRRETGELPESIALILWGTDNLKSDGEGVAQALALLGARTKTDELGKIGDVELIPLEKLGRPRIDIVVTVSGIFRDLLSHQVRLLDRAVRLAAAADEPESMNFVRKHVLQQATELGITANEAADRIYSNAPGCYGSNVNHLIESSTWEEEQQLADAFVNRKSFAFSPEGDWRESPEILRSALKNVTLTFQNIDSFEIGLSDIDHYYEYLGGVSKSVEVLGGTKPKVMVGDTGGFGKGQKIRSLESMVALEARTKLLNPKWYEAMIEHGYEGVREIEAHLTNTYGWSATASAVKNWTYQQFTETFLQDRQMLERMAALNPNATMSMTRRLLEASSRGFWEADEGTIEQLQELYDELETRIEGAHTPEV from the coding sequence ATGCGATTTCTGTTCATCACCATGGAGCCGACGAACAACGGCGTGCTCAAGTCTGCGGCAGCCGAACTGAACCGTGAGTTCGACCTCGACCTGAAGGTTTCCATATTCAACCTCGGCCTGAATCATGGCCGCCACTTCTGGGAGAAGCTCGAACAGGAAATTCCCAGAGCTGATTTCATCTTCGGCTCGATGCTCTTCAGCGAGGAGATCGTACGCCCGCTCGAAGAGCTGCTCGCAACCGCCGCATGCCCGGTTTGCATGATTACGAGCAACCCGGCGCTCATCAACCAGACCAGGATTGGCAAGTTCTCGCTCCAGAAAAACGCTGAGAAGGAGAAACAACAGGGCATCTTCAAGCAGCTCGCCTCGAAGCTCAAACCGACCCACAGCAGCTCCGAAAGCCAGCGCCAGCTCTCGCTGGTGCGCAACGTCGGCAAGCTGATGAAGCACATCCCCGGCAAGGCGCGCGACATTCACACCTTCATCTCGGCGCACCAGTTCTGGCTCAACGGCTCGAAGGAGAACATGCGGCGCTTCCTGTGCCTGCTCATCGACCGCTACATTCCGGGCTACAAAGGGAAGCTGCCGCAGAACGACCCGATCTTCTATCCCGACACCGCGCTCTACCACCCAGACGCGGGCAAGCCCTTTTCGACCACTTTCGAACTCAGGGAGTGGCAGGAGAAGCACCTGCCTGCAAAAGGTGCGGGCCGGGTGGCAATTCTGGTCATGCGAGCCACGTTGCTCTCCGAGAACATGCTGCATGTCATCAATCTGCTGCGCGAACTCGAATCGCGTGACGTGCAGTGCTGCATCGCCTACAGCGGCGGCCTCGATTTCCGGCCAGCACTCGAAGGCTTTTTCGATCCCGCCAGCAGCGAATCAATATCCATCGATCTGATTATCAACGCCACAGGATTCTCGCTCGTGGGCGGCCCGGCGGAGACCCGGTCGGCGGAGGCGGTCGGCATTCTGAAAAAGATCGGCGTCCCCTGCTTCAACCTCATTCCGCTCGCCTTCCAGCCAATCAGTCAGTGGAGAGAGAACAACCTCGGCCTCGCGCCGTTGCAGGCCGCGTTGAGCGTAGCCGTACCGGAGCTCGACGGCGCCATCGAACCGCACGTCTTCGCGGGACTCGAAGAGGGAAGCGACCGCACCCTGCCGCTCGAATCCGAGACCCGCGCCCTGGCTGACCGGATCACACGGCTGGTAAGGCTGCGCAAAAAGTCGAATGCAGAGAAGAAGCTCGCCATCGTGCTCTTCAACTTCCCGCCAAATCTCGGAAACGCAGGCACAGCGGCCTTCCTCGATGTTTTCGAGAGCTTGCTGCAGTTGATGCGCAAGCTGAAAAACGAAGGATACGACATCGAGCTCCCGGCGTCGGTCGATGATCTGCGCAACAAGCTGCTCGAAGGCAACCGGCTCGTGTTCGGCACCGACGGCAATGTGGCGGCGCACTATCCGGTCGAGCAATACCGAAAGGCGTTTCCGGCTTACGAGCGAATCGAACCGTTCTGGGGCGACGCGCCCGGCGAGCTGCTCAACGACGGCAGCCGCTTCCACATTCTCGGCGCAATGTTCGGCAACCTGTTCATCGGCCAGCAGCCATCGTTCGGCTACGAACGCGACCCGATGCGCCTGCTCATGGCCAAGGACGCCGCACCGAACCACGCCTTCGCGGCGTTCTACTCGTGGCTCGACCGCGAGTTCGGCGCGGACGCGCTCTTGCACTTCGGCACGCACGGCGCGCTGGAGTTCATGCCGGGCAAGCAGGTCGGCCTCTCGCAGGAGTGCTGGCCGAAACAGTTGATCGGTGGACTGCCGCACTTCTACTGTTACTGCGTCAACAACCCGAGCGAAGCAGCGATAGCCAAGCGGCGCGGATTTGCCACGCTGGTGAGCTACATGGCCCCGCCGCTCGAACACGCCGGTCTGTACAAAGGAATGCGCCAGCTCCGTGAGCTGGTCGGCGCATGGCGCAGCCATCCTTCCGCCGAAGCGCTGGAGGAAATTCGCAAGATGGCCGGAACGCTTGACCTCGACCATCCGTCCGACGAAATCGGCGACGAGGAGTACGTCACCTGGCTCAACAACGAGCTCTACCTCATCGAGGAGCGCATGATTCCGCTCGGCCTGCACGTGCTTGGCCAGGCGCCATCAGCCGAAAGCCTCGTGGACAACCTTGCACTGCTGGTCAGCCACTCCCGCCCTGAACTTGATAACCGCTCACTGCCAGAGCTGGTCTGCACCGGTCTGCGCCTTGACTACGACAGACTGATCGAACACCACGAGGAGGAGATGCTGCTACGCGAATCGTGGCAGAAGGTCACCTCGATCTGCCACGAAGCGGTCAAACGTTTCGTTGGCAAACTTCCGGAAACGCTTCCCGAAGGCGTCAGCACCGCAGCCTTCCTCGAAGGAACGCTCCCCGTCCGCATGAACGAGGCAAACACGTGGCTCCAGAAATCGGCTGCTATCAAGCCCCGGCAGCTCGACAGGCTCTGGCACTTCCTGAACGGCATTCTTGCCGCCATGCTCGAAAACCGCGAAATCGAAGCAATCACGCAAGCGCTTGCCGGAGCCTACATCCCGCCATCGCCAGGCAACGATCTGGTGCGCAACCCGGCCATTGTGCCAACGGGACGCAACATCCACAGCCTTGACCCCTACAGCATTCCAACACCGTTCGCAACAAAGGCTGGCGAGCGTTCAGCCGAGGAGCTGCTGGAGCAATATCGGCGCGAAACCGGCGAGCTGCCGGAGTCGATCGCACTCATCCTCTGGGGCACCGACAACCTGAAAAGCGACGGCGAAGGGGTCGCGCAGGCGCTTGCGTTGCTCGGCGCACGAACGAAAACCGACGAACTCGGCAAAATCGGCGACGTAGAGCTGATTCCGCTCGAAAAGCTCGGACGGCCGCGCATCGACATCGTCGTAACGGTCAGCGGCATTTTCCGCGACCTGCTCTCCCACCAGGTGCGCCTGCTCGACCGCGCCGTCCGGCTGGCGGCGGCGGCGGACGAGCCAGAATCGATGAACTTCGTCCGCAAGCACGTGCTTCAGCAGGCTACCGAACTCGGGATCACGGCGAACGAAGCGGCAGACAGAATCTACTCCAACGCCCCCGGCTGCTACGGCTCGAACGTCAATCACCTGATCGAAAGCAGCACCTGGGAGGAGGAGCAGCAGCTCGCCGACGCCTTCGTCAACCGCAAAAGCTTCGCCTTCTCGCCGGAGGGCGACTGGCGGGAAAGTCCGGAAATCCTCCGTTCCGCCCTGAAAAATGTTACATTGACCTTTCAAAATATCGACAGTTTCGAAATCGGATTGTCTGATATTGACCACTATTATGAGTATCTTGGCGGCGTCTCGAAATCGGTCGAGGTGCTCGGCGGCACGAAACCAAAGGTCATGGTCGGCGACACTGGCGGATTCGGCAAGGGCCAGAAAATCCGCTCTCTGGAGAGCATGGTCGCTCTCGAAGCCCGCACCAAGCTCCTGAACCCGAAGTGGTACGAGGCCATGATCGAACATGGCTACGAAGGAGTCCGGGAGATCGAGGCGCACCTGACCAACACCTACGGGTGGAGCGCGACCGCCTCGGCGGTCAAAAACTGGACATACCAGCAGTTCACGGAGACCTTCCTGCAAGATCGCCAGATGCTGGAGCGCATGGCGGCGCTCAACCCCAACGCCACCATGTCGATGACCCGGCGGCTGCTCGAAGCCAGTTCGCGCGGCTTCTGGGAGGCTGACGAAGGCACCATCGAACAATTGCAGGAGCTGTACGACGAGCTTGAAACCAGAATCGAAGGCGCCCACACTCCGGAGGTTTGA
- the bchM gene encoding magnesium protoporphyrin IX methyltransferase, with translation MSSPSFNVEEHKKMLQSYFNGQGFQRWASIYGDDKLSTVRSTVRQGHAVMMDKAFEWLQKTGLPKGSKILDAGCGTGLFTIRLAKSGYRVKAADIAEQMVNKTREDAEKAGVAGNVEFEVNSIESVSGTFDAVVCFDVLIHYPAEGFAHAFSNLAGLTKGPIIFTYAPFNNILAFQHWIGGFFPKKERRTTIQMIKDKEMQRVLSELGLKIVSQQKISFGFYHTMLMHVARR, from the coding sequence ATGAGCAGCCCATCATTCAACGTCGAGGAACACAAAAAGATGCTTCAGTCCTATTTCAATGGCCAGGGCTTCCAGCGCTGGGCATCGATTTACGGCGACGACAAGCTCTCCACCGTCCGCTCCACCGTGCGGCAGGGCCACGCGGTCATGATGGACAAGGCGTTTGAATGGCTCCAGAAAACCGGCCTGCCCAAAGGCTCGAAAATTCTCGATGCCGGATGCGGCACCGGCCTGTTCACCATCCGCCTCGCCAAAAGCGGCTACCGCGTCAAGGCAGCGGACATCGCCGAGCAGATGGTCAACAAAACCCGCGAGGATGCCGAAAAAGCCGGCGTGGCGGGTAACGTCGAGTTTGAAGTGAATTCCATCGAGTCGGTGTCGGGCACATTTGACGCCGTCGTCTGTTTTGACGTCCTGATCCACTACCCGGCGGAAGGATTTGCCCATGCATTCAGCAACCTGGCGGGCCTCACCAAAGGACCAATCATCTTCACCTACGCCCCGTTCAACAACATCCTCGCCTTCCAGCACTGGATCGGCGGCTTCTTCCCGAAAAAAGAGCGCCGCACCACCATCCAGATGATCAAGGACAAGGAGATGCAGCGGGTGCTCAGTGAACTCGGCCTCAAGATCGTCAGCCAGCAAAAGATAAGCTTCGGCTTTTACCACACGATGCTGATGCACGTGGCTCGCCGCTGA
- the bchE gene encoding magnesium-protoporphyrin IX monomethyl ester anaerobic oxidative cyclase, with protein MKILMIQPNYHSGGAEIAGNWTPSWVAYIGGALKQAGFNQVKFVDAMADDLPDETIEEIIRKNQPDVVMTTNITPSIFKAQDIMKIAKKVNKNIRTIMGGIHSTFMYPQVLTEAPETDYVVRGEGEEVTVNLMKAIAAGNDKETRSEITGIAYIDENGKVFATAAHPVIEDLDTLSPDWSLYDWDKYIYTPLNCRLAVPNFARGCPFTCTFCSQWQFWRRYRARSPKNFVDEIEILVKKYKVGFFILADEEPTINKQKFVSLCQELIDRKLDVTWGINTRVTDIMRDEDLLPFYRKAGLVHVSLGTEAASQMNLNRFRKETTIEENKYAIKLLQKNGIVAEAQFVMGLEHETPETIEETYQLCKDWDPDMANWTIYTPWPFSDLFKELGDRVEVRDYSRYNFVSPIIKPDNMEREDVLKGVLKSYGRFYARKTFFSYPWIKDPYVRKYMLGCLKAFAKTTLTKRFYDIDRVKTKNRKIEIDLGFDQSRILTQEEAKNLKERRPEMIADMSFGLKEAGYQREHDEHNWDEFDESTIRDRTSSTVRNC; from the coding sequence ATGAAAATTCTGATGATTCAGCCGAATTATCACTCAGGCGGCGCCGAAATTGCAGGCAACTGGACGCCAAGCTGGGTTGCCTACATCGGCGGTGCGTTGAAGCAGGCTGGCTTCAATCAGGTAAAGTTTGTGGATGCAATGGCTGACGACCTGCCGGACGAGACCATTGAAGAGATCATCCGCAAAAACCAGCCGGATGTGGTAATGACCACCAATATCACCCCGTCGATCTTCAAGGCGCAGGACATCATGAAGATCGCCAAGAAGGTCAACAAGAATATCCGCACCATCATGGGCGGCATTCACTCCACCTTCATGTACCCGCAGGTGCTCACCGAAGCCCCGGAGACCGATTACGTCGTTCGCGGCGAAGGCGAAGAGGTGACCGTCAACCTCATGAAGGCGATCGCGGCAGGGAACGACAAAGAGACACGCTCCGAAATCACCGGCATCGCCTATATCGATGAGAACGGTAAAGTATTCGCGACGGCGGCCCACCCGGTCATCGAAGACCTCGACACCCTGTCACCGGACTGGAGCCTCTACGACTGGGACAAGTACATCTACACCCCTCTGAACTGCCGTCTGGCCGTACCGAACTTCGCCAGAGGCTGCCCCTTCACCTGCACCTTCTGCTCGCAGTGGCAGTTCTGGCGCCGGTACCGCGCCCGCAGCCCGAAGAACTTCGTGGACGAAATCGAGATTCTGGTCAAGAAATACAAAGTAGGCTTCTTCATTCTCGCCGACGAAGAGCCGACCATTAACAAGCAGAAGTTCGTTTCGCTCTGCCAAGAACTGATCGACCGCAAGCTCGACGTCACTTGGGGCATCAACACCCGTGTGACCGACATCATGCGTGACGAAGACCTCCTGCCGTTCTACCGCAAGGCCGGCTTGGTGCACGTCTCTCTCGGCACCGAGGCCGCGAGCCAGATGAACCTGAACCGCTTCCGCAAGGAAACCACCATCGAAGAGAACAAGTACGCCATCAAGCTGCTCCAGAAAAACGGCATCGTAGCGGAAGCGCAGTTCGTGATGGGTCTCGAGCACGAAACTCCAGAGACCATCGAAGAGACCTACCAGCTCTGCAAGGACTGGGATCCCGACATGGCCAACTGGACGATCTACACGCCGTGGCCCTTCTCCGACCTCTTCAAGGAGCTTGGCGACCGCGTCGAAGTGCGTGACTACTCTCGCTACAACTTCGTCTCGCCGATCATCAAGCCAGACAACATGGAACGCGAGGACGTGCTCAAGGGCGTGCTGAAATCGTACGGTCGCTTTTACGCTCGCAAGACCTTCTTCAGCTACCCGTGGATCAAGGATCCGTATGTGCGCAAGTACATGCTCGGCTGCCTAAAAGCGTTCGCGAAGACTACGCTCACCAAGCGTTTCTACGACATCGACCGCGTCAAGACCAAGAACCGCAAGATCGAGATCGACCTCGGTTTCGACCAGTCGCGAATCCTGACGCAGGAAGAGGCGAAGAACCTGAAAGAGCGGAGGCCAGAAATGATCGCCGACATGAGCTTCGGTCTCAAGGAAGCCGGCTACCAGCGAGAGCACGACGAACACAACTGGGACGAGTTCGACGAATCAACGATCAGGGATCGTACATCCAGCACCGTCCGCAACTGCTGA